The Anomaloglossus baeobatrachus isolate aAnoBae1 chromosome 10, aAnoBae1.hap1, whole genome shotgun sequence genome has a segment encoding these proteins:
- the LOC142254462 gene encoding SPRY domain-containing SOCS box protein 3-like isoform X2, with product MRGRGRQHTDTRAGPLMPPMPCGFVKKNWLWDANDLCPAVELSPDRSEVYFHTDPVSESVGTAAVRGEAGFLQGEHFWEVEFLEPPSGLSVMVGVGTSRAALSAGSFQYLNLLGRDADSWGLCYKGRIWHSGSSSTYTEPLYEEGTLIGVHLDMGDGTLTFYKDRQSLGVAFTGLHKLSSGN from the exons ATGAGAGGACGAGGCCGGCAGCACACGGACACCAG GGCGGGGCCGTTGATGCCCCCGATGCCATGCGGCTTTGTGAAGAAAAACTGGCTGTGGGACGCAAACGACCTGTGCCCGGCTGTGGAGCTGTCCCCGGACCGGAGCGAGGTGTATTTCCACACGGATCCTGTTTCCGAGAGCGTCGGGACGGCTGCAGTGCGGGGGGAAGCAG GCTTCTTACAAGGAGAACATTTCTGGGAGGTTGAGTTCTTGGAGCCGCCGTCTGGACTGTCCGTCATGGTCGGTGTCGGCACCAGCAGAGCCGCGCTATCTGCCGGCAGCTTCCAGTATCTCAATTTACTGG GCCGGGATGCCGACAGCTGGGGTCTGTGCTATAAAGGCAGAATCTGgcacagcggcagcagcagcacgtACACCGAGCCGCTCTACGAGGAGGGGACGCTGATCGGGGTGCACCTGGACATGGGGGACGGGACGCTGACCTTCTACAAAGACCGACAGAGTCTGGGGGTCGCCTTCACCGGACTCCACAAG TTGTCAAGTGGAAACTGA
- the LOC142254462 gene encoding SPRY domain-containing SOCS box protein 3-like isoform X1, with amino-acid sequence MRGRGRQHTDTRAGPLMPPMPCGFVKKNWLWDANDLCPAVELSPDRSEVYFHTDPVSESVGTAAVRGEAGFLQGEHFWEVEFLEPPSGLSVMVGVGTSRAALSAGSFQYLNLLGRDADSWGLCYKGRIWHSGSSSTYTEPLYEEGTLIGVHLDMGDGTLTFYKDRQSLGVAFTGLHKVQLPLFPMASSTSPGTELALRLRCCALPSLEERCLSTLARNLTRKDSADLLPLPAVVKWKLKSWKN; translated from the exons ATGAGAGGACGAGGCCGGCAGCACACGGACACCAG GGCGGGGCCGTTGATGCCCCCGATGCCATGCGGCTTTGTGAAGAAAAACTGGCTGTGGGACGCAAACGACCTGTGCCCGGCTGTGGAGCTGTCCCCGGACCGGAGCGAGGTGTATTTCCACACGGATCCTGTTTCCGAGAGCGTCGGGACGGCTGCAGTGCGGGGGGAAGCAG GCTTCTTACAAGGAGAACATTTCTGGGAGGTTGAGTTCTTGGAGCCGCCGTCTGGACTGTCCGTCATGGTCGGTGTCGGCACCAGCAGAGCCGCGCTATCTGCCGGCAGCTTCCAGTATCTCAATTTACTGG GCCGGGATGCCGACAGCTGGGGTCTGTGCTATAAAGGCAGAATCTGgcacagcggcagcagcagcacgtACACCGAGCCGCTCTACGAGGAGGGGACGCTGATCGGGGTGCACCTGGACATGGGGGACGGGACGCTGACCTTCTACAAAGACCGACAGAGTCTGGGGGTCGCCTTCACCGGACTCCACAAG GTGcagctgccattgtttcctatggcttCCTCCACCAGTCCTGGCACAGAGTTGGCCCTGCGCTTGCGCTGCTGTGCTCTGCCGTCTCTGGAGGAGCGATGTCTCAGTACACTCGCTCGTAACCTGACGAGGAAAGACTCGGCTGATCTGCTCCCTCTGCCGGCAGTTGTCAAGTGGAAACTGAAAAGCTGGAAGAACTGA